A stretch of Leucobacter aridicollis DNA encodes these proteins:
- a CDS encoding ABC transporter permease, with the protein MNDFYRIPIGSWVATAFDWIKSTFDGALDVISLVVKSLVEGVADGLLAVPAPALIILLALLGWLIRSWQFGAGTLVTLTLIIGMSQWENAMFTLALVVIATLIAVIIGVPLGILAAKSDGFSAVIRPILDFMQTMPSLVYLIPAVTFFAVGFVPGVFATVLFALPPGVRFTELGIRGVDAETVEAGHAFGSTPGKILRGIQLPLAMPTILAGINQVIMLALSMAVIAGMSGANGLGKEVVAALATLNIAKGVEAGLAVVILAVFLDRITAALGTPAEYTQSLRSTLARRRSARRTASRSEPQPAAAVASATAN; encoded by the coding sequence GTGAACGACTTCTATCGCATCCCGATCGGGAGCTGGGTCGCCACAGCATTCGACTGGATCAAGTCGACGTTTGACGGCGCGCTCGACGTCATCTCGCTCGTGGTGAAGTCACTCGTCGAGGGCGTCGCAGACGGCCTGCTCGCCGTCCCCGCTCCCGCGCTCATCATCCTGCTCGCGCTGCTGGGGTGGCTCATCCGCTCCTGGCAGTTCGGCGCAGGGACGCTCGTGACGCTCACCCTGATCATCGGCATGTCGCAGTGGGAGAACGCGATGTTCACGCTCGCCCTCGTCGTGATCGCGACGCTCATTGCGGTGATCATCGGCGTGCCACTCGGCATTCTCGCCGCGAAATCCGACGGCTTTAGCGCGGTCATTCGGCCGATCCTCGATTTCATGCAGACCATGCCGTCGCTGGTGTACCTCATTCCTGCCGTGACCTTCTTCGCGGTCGGGTTCGTCCCCGGCGTCTTCGCGACCGTGCTGTTCGCGCTGCCCCCGGGCGTACGCTTCACTGAGCTCGGCATTCGCGGCGTCGACGCGGAAACCGTCGAGGCGGGACACGCGTTCGGGTCCACGCCAGGCAAGATTCTCCGCGGCATTCAGCTGCCGCTGGCGATGCCGACGATCCTCGCCGGTATCAACCAGGTGATCATGCTCGCCCTGTCCATGGCCGTCATCGCCGGAATGTCGGGCGCCAACGGCCTCGGCAAGGAGGTCGTGGCGGCCCTCGCGACGCTCAACATCGCGAAGGGCGTCGAGGCCGGACTTGCGGTCGTCATCCTCGCCGTTTTCCTCGACAGGATCACGGCAGCACTGGGCACGCCGGCCGAGTACACGCAGTCGCTGCGGAGCACCCTCGCGCGGCGGCGCAGCGCCCGCCGGACCGCGTCGCGCTCGGAGCCACAGCCCGCAGCCGCGGTCGCGTCGGCGACGGCCAACTAA